A single region of the Bicyclus anynana chromosome 16, ilBicAnyn1.1, whole genome shotgun sequence genome encodes:
- the LOC128198839 gene encoding chorion class B protein B.L1-like codes for MRTFIVILALVACACAADSSEKRDKRGFSSGWSSGGLGGYGGYSGLGGYGGLGGYGGLGGYGGGYSAPAARLVTVNKVVNTQRVVDVPQVVNVRKVVSVPQVVSVNKLVAAPSGGYSAGLGYSGGYSGGYSGGYSGYSGSSGPGYSGAGYSGAGYSNAGWW; via the exons ATGAGAACCTTT ATCGTCATCCTCGCCCTGGTGGCGTGCGCCTGCGCCGCCGACAGCAGCGAGAAGCGCGACAAGAGAGGCTTCAGCAGCGGCTGGAGCTCCGGCGGACTCGGCGGATACGGCGGATACAGCGGACTCGGCGGATACGGCGGACTCGGCGGATACGGCGGACTCGGCGGATACGGCGGCGGCTActccgcgcccgccgcgcgcctCGTCACCGTCAACAAGGTGGTGAACACGCAGCGCGTCGTGGACGTGCCGCAGGTGGTCAACGTGCGCAAGGTGGTCTCCGTGCCGCAGGTGGTGTCCGTCAACAAGCTGGTGGCGGCGCCCAGCGGCGGGTACTCCGCAGGCCTGGGCTACTCCGGGGGATACTCCGGCGGCTACTCCGGCGGCTACTCCGGCTACTCAGGCTCCTCCGGCCCCGGCTACTCCGGCGCTGGCTACTCCGGCGCTGGCTACTCCAACGCCGGCTGGTGGTGA